A stretch of DNA from Anaerobacillus isosaccharinicus:
ACTCAATGCTTGTTCTTGTCTTAGAAGATAATACTTCTCGTCTTTTTTACGAGGCACTTGGTGGAAAAAAATTAGATGCTATTGAAGTCGAGATTGCAGGGAAAAAACTCTCTGAACTTGTTTATGGTTGGAAAGATATAAGGATTATTATTTAATTTTTTCTTCTTCAACTATCGGTGAGCTTTAGTGAAAAATTTTGGCAGTGGAGGACCTGGATACTTATTAAGCCAGGTCCTTTTATTTTTCTTTCAAAATTGTCTTTTTGTAATTGGTAGATAGTGTTAAAATTTACTTATTCAAGTAAAGAAGCAGAAGAATTGAAAATAAAAAGAAGCTAAAACTGTAATTAAACCAAATCTTGTGGGGGGCATATGATAAATAAATTTGAAACCAGATATTTTTATTTAGAAAGTCCTTATGACGAAAAATTTATTAAATGGAATACAGTTGAGGGCATAATCAGTGACGATATACTCAATAAATACGACATTATTACAAGTCTAATGATTCAAGATATTAGGGATAAATTTGGAGAAGAGTTCGATGTTTGGGAGATTTCTATGAACGATTTCGAAATGAAAGTTAAGCCATCAACAGATTGAAAATCCGTTTGTCTATTAAACAAACGAACTCTTTAGTACAACAGCGGGAACAGCCAAAGCAATGGTTGTTTCTGTTGCTTTTCATCAACTTTTGAGCAGAAGAGTTGATGAAGGAATTTATATTTTGTCTTGTCCAGAAATTTGAAATTTGTAGTCTAATAAGGTAGTGTCAAAAGTTCTATGAAAACTAAAGGCTGATGACACTTTCTACCAATTAATCTGGTGGTAGCTCCCGCCATCGCTCTTGACAAACACGCCAATGGTTTAGCGAGAGGTTTAACAAGGGCGAAGAGGACAAAAGAAGGCATAGCTAAATAAGCCCTTGGTATTTCCATTTTAAACCATTGGCAAGTTCGGTTTGTCAAGAGTACGCTCCGCCGATGGCTAGAAAGGGCTCAGTTAAACAAAAGTTAGGCAGTTTGCTTACTTATCCAGTCCTGGGCAAGACCAATAAGAGTTGTCCATCTAGCTGGCATGTTTGGAAGCTTTTCTAGCTCAGGAAGTGTTACTGGTACTTTTCCTTCCAATGCTGAATGTGGTCTTAGAAAGTTAAAGTAAGCAACGAACAAGGTCACAAAAGAAACAGAACCATGTTCTGACCCGAAACCATGAGTGGATCGATAGTTTCCTTTAAAGGTACGATTTAGCCGCTCGATAATTTGTTTGAGAGGTCGATATTCCTTTGATACCTCGTCTTCGTTGGTTAAGCCAATTACCTGAATCACCTCAAACGGGATTTGATGCTGGGCAAAAAAGTGTTGTGCTAATAAGTAAATGGGATTGCCATCGACAACGAAAGTTAGGTTTTCTGGGATTTTCCTAAGCTTTAACAACACTTCGTCTATCGCTTTAATAGCTGTAGCTGTGTCTCGGTTAGGTGACACAGGATAAGAGAGAATGACTTTCTTTACGGCATCAAAAAAGAAAAATAGGTAATGCCAACGGCCATTCACACGGATGTACGTTTCGTCACCGCAGAATTGATCTGAAAGCTCATAAGGATAGTGATCAATATACGGTTTCAACCACAAGGCCACACTATTTTCGTAATTTAAAATGCTTTGATGAGAGATTGAAACACCATGTACGTCTTTCATCAGCGCTGCTGTTTTACGGGCTGAAAGTCCATAATTGACGTGATAAGTCAATATCAATCCAAGCGTATGTGGAGACACATAAATTCTTGATAGATCAACTCGTGGTCTCTTTGGTGAATGCTTCGCTAATGGTTGAAAATCAATGTGAAACTGGCGGTAAATATAGCGAAGTTTAAAGGCTTGAGGATCTTCTTTGAACCGATTTTTCTCTTTTTGAGTCATCGCATTACGTTTATGTTGGTAATAAGAACAAGCGTCGTTTTTACACTTGTACACATGGAAGTCTTTTCTTTCCTTCACTTTTTCAAGTGTTTTTGAACAGTGAGGGCATTTCAGGATTGCTTCCTTGAGATATCGATTTCTCTCACTGAAAAGACATGAACACACCTTACATTGAAATTGTCCTTTCGCTCCATTGTTCGCATACAAATAATCAGATGGAGCACCACACGTAGGACATTTCATTGATGAAGGAACGGGTGTTGAATTCGACCGTCTTTGTACTGGTTTGAGAGGTTTACCTTTAGACTTAAGATGCTCGGTTAATAAAACTTGAAAATCTAGTTTTTTTGGAACTTCAATGATCGGTAGATCATCAACTTGAAGCTTGCGATATGGTTTATTAACTGGAGCCTCAGTCGGTTTATCAAACATGCTCTTCCCTATTAAAAGGGTAAGGAGCGTTCGAATTACTTGTTCTTGGTAGTTTATAAAAGTAAGTAAATAGGTTATAATTTGAGGTAACAACTTGTCACTTTCCTTTCTTTTGGGATGTTGGGTGTGTGGTAACCTCAATTATCTACAAAATTCAGGGGGTGGCAAGTTTTTTGCTTATAAAGCCCTTTAAACTAGGATTTAATAGCCTATTTCTATATAAAGTTTTGACAATACGTCTAATAACAAAGGGGGAATTTTATGTTTAAGAAAGTGCTTTTTTTTTCTAATATAATGCTTTTATTTATGACTTTACTCGGTGGTTGTAGTAGTTCTCCTTCCAAAGAGATTTCATATGCATCTATATTGATAGCAAATGGAACGGAATATTACTTGCGAGGAGAAATTAAAGATAATGAATTTACTCTTGGTGAAAAAATTGGAGAAGTACAAAAAAAGGTAGCAATAGAAGTTATGCCCAAAGAAGACTTTTCATCTAACTTTTTAGAAGTAGGTGAAGAGATATACTCTTCCAACGAAGATAGTAAGGTTATTATCGTAAAAAGAGAAAATGCCACCTACCAAAAGTTCACAGAAAAAGGCTACTATACAAATAAAGACTAACCATTGTTAAAGTAATGAAGAGCAATAGTTCAACAGACTGTTGCTGCTGTTACGGTGCTAACAACAGAATACTTTAAGATAATAGGTGATGAAATTACAGAGAGTGTTTAGATGGGCGGGGAAAACATGAAGCTATTTATATATTTTGGATTGATGATAATTTCATTGGCTGTTTCGTTAATTATAGGGCGGCTACAAATGAAAAGGACTGAAAAATTTTGGATACCGTTTCTTTCGGGTTTTTTATTAAATATTGCTATCTTAGGTATAGGAAGTATCTGGTGGTTCTTAACTGAAACCGATGGGATAAGTCGAGGTCTTGGTGTCTTATATTATTGTATCGCAATGGGTGTAATAGGTGTAGTTGTCTTAATTGTATTATCAGTTCTAAAAATAAAAAGCAATTAATTATTCTTGAACTAATGAAGTCGATAGCTAATTATTATTTATGCCGATTACAATACTAAAAAAAGAAACTTAGGAGGATAAATGAGAGCAGCAATTATATTTGTTTTAGGTATATTATTTATTGTTGGTTGTAGTTCAACCGAATTAGAAAGGTTAAAGGAAACAAGCAATGCGGACCATATCGGTAAAATAACTAAAATAGATACAGACGGAAATAGGATTTTGGTTAATGAGCTAATTACGAACAATGATACTTCTGCAATCTGGTTATCAATTGTAGATGATACAGAATTGCTCGATTCTGAAGGCAACACTATTAACTTTAGGGATTTTAAAAAAGGGAAATTATTAGAAGTTTGGAATAGTGGTGGAGGTTTTCTTTCTGAACCTCGGCAGGCTACTGCTGCGAAAGTAATCCTATTGAAGTAGACGTTTCGTATTTAACTTGTGAATAGATACACTTAAAGTAACGGAAGCTTTAGTGAAAAAATTTGGCAGTGGAGGACCTGGATACTTATTAAGCCAGGTCCTTTTATTTTTCTTTTATAATTGTCTTTTTGTAATTGGTAGATAGTGTTAAAATTTACTTATTCAAGTAAAGCCTCCTTATCTACAGTGTCTACAATAAAACGTTGATGTGGAGCACCTTTTATCTTTATGTACATGTAGTCATAGATAAGCGGTTAAGGACTTGACTTGGAGCCTCTGTGGGCATGATTGGTCCTGAAAGGCTGAAGCAGGTGTTTCAGCAGGCAAACCAGCCTATCATACCCACCCCTCCAAGTAAAGTCCTATCGTCACATACGATAGAAACTATAAATACTTACTGTAGATATTGCTTCCACAAAGATAGAAAATCGGCACTTTTACTATCTTTACTTACGTTGAATACGGTGGATTTTCATACTGTAGATAAGAGCAGAATACTTCAAGAAGTATGGTCTTCTTTGCGATTGAAAAAATTATAGGAAATCTAGGAGGGGGAAAATGGGAGTGCTAATTAGAGAAATAAATCTTGATGATGCTAAACTTTTTGTAAACCTTTCAAAAGATATAGACGCATCTGGTTTTATGTTATACGACCCAAACGAAAGGAAAACTACTGTTGAAGAACAAAGAAAGATTATCGAAGGCATTTTAGCAGATAAAAAATCAACAATTTTAGTTGCCGAAGTTGATAAAAAACTTGTAGGGTTCTTAGCTGCTCTTGGTGGAAAAGTAAATAGAAACCTCCATTCAGCTTATCTTGTATTAGGTGTCCTTGAGGAATACCAAGGACAAGGTGTAGCCACTAAACTGTTTACTGAAATATTTAATTGGGCTAAAGAAATTGAAATAACAAGACTTGGATTAACAGTTATCAAGAATAACAATAAGGCATTTAACTTGTACAGAAAAATGGGATTTGTTGTAGAAGGTGAAAAGATTAACTCACTAATTATTAACGGTGAGCCTGTCAATGAGTATTATTTGTACAAACTAATGTAATTAATTGAAGTTTCTTAAACACATTATTTTATCGTTTAGAACTGAAATTATAGATTTCATTAACGGGTGCTTTGCAAAAAAACAAGGAGGGACTAATGAAGCTGCCAAAATGTAATGTGTGTAACCATCAATTTGGATGGAAAAAAACCTACAAATCAGTCTGTAATAGTTGGACAATACATTGCGAAGAATGTGGAACAGAGCTCAAGTCAACTAATAATGTAAGGCTTATTTTATTTGTAATAATACCAATGATGTTAACAGGTATTATTACTAATAGGGATGATTCTGATTATTATTTTGCTATTAGCTTAGGAGCGAGTGTTTTTGTAGGTCTTTTAATTACATTGCTTTTACCCTATTTAGTAAAATACAGTTCAGACAAGTAGCTTTTAACTAACGATAAGCATTAGTATAGGAGTTGTTTATTTGGCAATGGCAGTACCTCGGTTAATGAAGGAACGAAGCATTACACTTAAAGAAGTCGAGTATCAAAAAGGAGCAAGCATATGGATACAGAAATTTTATATTATAAGAAATTTAAAGGGATTGAAAAGCCTTTAGACTATGTTAATTGGGCTTTCAGTATGTTAGAAAATGAAATTTCTACAACATCCCTAAATATTCTTGCCTCTTTGAGAGAACCACTAAACATTTTTGAAGTGGAAGACTATTTTGAAAGAGCATTAGATGAATTAAGTATGAAGGAGCCTTCGTATGAACAATGTGCTAAATACCACATACGTTATTTATTAAGGCAAATAATAGATGATAAAAATAATGCAATGAACTTTGCTTATGAAATATATGAAGTAGTTCGTGAACTATTTACTAACGAGGAATTAGAGACATGGTATGAAATAAGTGAAATGATAGATGATTTTCGTTATGGCGATAATATAAAAAAACTTACTCAGGATTTCTTAATCACAATTATTGTACAAGAAGCAAAAAAACAATTAGGAAGCAAGTTCTTGAAGTAACGAAACCTTAAGTAAAATTAATTAATACTGTACCAAGTTCAGCTTAATTAATTAGGAAAATATATTAATACTAAGAAGCGTTTTTTTTAATAATAAATGTAAAGAAATATACATAATTTGGTATTGTAGTTAAATTCAGTGTGGTTTATAATTTGTTAAATATTTCTTTTTTAGGAGGGCTACAAAATGAATGAAATAGAGTATTGGTATGATACTGAATACGACGAATGGGAAAGATTAGAACGTCATAAAATTGAGTTTGATATTACCAAACGGTTCCTTAATGATTTTATTAAAGGGGAAAATTTAGAAATCTTCGATATCGGTGGGGGTCCAGGCAGATATGCAATGTATTTAGCAGAAAGAGGACACAGGGTAACTCTTTTGGACTTATCGAAAAAAAATATAGAAGTAGCAAAAAGAAAGTCCTTTGAAAAAGGTATTACTTTACAGGGATATATTCACGGCAATGCATTGGAGTTGGAGGAATTTGAGCCTCAATATGATGTTATCCTACTAATGGGACCGTTATACCATTTGATTAAAAAATCCGATAGGAGGAAGGCAGTCGAAGGGGCGATAAAATTATTAAAGCCAAATGGAATTATAATTGTCACTTTTATCTCTAGCTATGCTCCAATTCAAGATAATTTATTGCACTTATATCCAATTGACTTTGTTGAAGACTTACTTGGTTATTTAGAAAATGGAGAAAATAAAGAAGGAAAAGGTTTTACAACTGCATATTTTATTAATCCTAATGAAGCAAAAGAATTTATGAATAGCCACGGATTACAGGAGGTAACATTTGCGGGGATTGAAAACATTTTAGGTTGCAAGGAAAAAGAGATAAATTTATTAGATGAAAGTGAGTACAGGAAGTGGATAGAAATCGGGTATCGTCTAAGTACTGATGAAAGTTTAATTGGTACAAGTCAACATTTGTTGTATATTGGTAGTAAAGCGTGAACATAAAGGGGCGTTATTCCAAGCAGGATTAATGCTTTTTTTGTAGAAGTAAGTCCGTATTAAAGGGGCAGTATTCCTATGATTCTGTAATAATATAAAGCGAAAAAAATATTGTGAAACGTTGTACTTAAACAAACGGAGGCTTATATACAGTATGGTAAATGACCGTAATCATCGTTATTAAAGATACTATATCAGCCTATTTTCTATCTTCGTTTACTTATTATATATAGTAGGAGTTTATAGTTTTCAGCGGAAACAACGATAGGACTTTACTTGGAGAGGTGGGTATGATAGGCTCGTTTGCCTGATGAAACCATAACTTCACCCTTTCAAGACAAATCGTACCCATAGAGGCTCCAAGTCAAGTCCTTAAACGTAAATTATGATTACATGTAAACAAAGATAAAAGGTACATTCTATCAATACTTTTTTACTGATACTGTATATAAGAGCAGTTACTTTAAGTTGGTTTCATTCATAAAAACTTGAATAGTGAATTGTTTCTTCAACTTCTTTAATTAAATGGGTTGGAACTTGATTATTATTATTCATTTTTTTGTAATTCGTTTTTAATAAAATTTGTTTTATCCATATTAGACTGACTCCTCATTTAGTCAAATAGATTGTTTCATTGAATGTATGGGTCTTAACAGAATAATTTCTTGACCATACTTATCCCAACTTAATTCCCGGTCGAACTCATATCTAAATATATCTTGAAGATATCTAAATGACCCATTCACTTCGACCTTTTACTTAACAAAATACAATTTATCATGCTTCGATACATTTTAATTTCCCCTATCGAAGTAGACATACGTGCATACATGTATTTGTCAACTCAAAATTCCCCCAAATGTTAATTGAAAAGTCCCCCACCTAATTTTTACATTTATGGTAGGGGACTGATGAATTTTAAAATAATTCAATCCCTAACTTTAAAGCATAATCTCGGTTTTCTTCTTTTAATTTTTCATTCTCCTTTTTTAGATTTCTAATCTCACCAAATAAGCGCTCTATTTTAACTTGATCACTAATTCCGATCTCATAAGGAGTTCCTTCCGATTTAGATGCCTCCACAAAGAAATGTAGATCATTCTCATTAATGGTAATAGAACTTTCTGATGTACTTGCCTTTATTAGGCCCTCTAGGACCCATTTTTCTACCATGGCTTCATCAACACGTATACCATTGGACTCCATACCATATTCTGAACTTAGTATTTTTGCAGCTTCTGAAATTGTCATATTCATTTTTCTTAATCTCCTAATTTATTATATTTACACTAGTTTCTGTTGCTCTAACCATTGCTGTGTTTCTTTCATTCGATACGAATTTCCATTCATATTAACGATATAAGCTTGGTGGGTTAATCGATCAATCATAGCTGCTGTCATAACTGGGTCTTGAAAGATTTCTCCCCAGCGCTCGAAAGAAAGATTTGTAGTGATAATCGTTGATTTTTGACCAGCTCTTAAGGATAAATGGGTAAAGAGAAGTTCAGCTCCTTCTTTATCAAAAGAAATATATCCCATTTCATCAGCGATCACGAGGTCATATTTTTCAAAGCGATTTTGGAAAGCCCTTAAAGATCTTTCCGCTTTAGCTTCTTTTATTCTATTAATCAATAATGGAACTGTAGTAAACCACACTTTATATCCTTCCATACAAGCTTTTATCCCTAACCCCAAAGACATGTGGGTTTTCCCCTTATGGAAAGCTTTCCATAACGGAAATTATCGCAAGTTTTTGTTTATGGCAAGAAATAAGTGTATATTTCCTATTTAAATTGAAAAATATGTTTATTTCTTTCCATAACACCCACAATGGATTGTATTCAATCCAGGAGGTGTCATATGGAAACAAAATTAACCATTGAGGAACTAGTTAGTAAAGTATTATCAGAGCTCGAAAGGCTAAATTATGCCTACAATACTCTTTGTGGATTTCGGGCTTTTTACAAGAGAGTGGTTGCCTATGCAAATGCAAAAGGTGAGCTCCATTTTTCGGAAGAGTTTGGAAGGGAATTTTTAAAAGAAAAGTATAACTGCACAGTCAATTATTATAAGGAAGCAATGCCTAAAGGACTAAAAAACCCTATTAGAAGAATAAGGATTTTGGGTGATTATCAACTCCATGGTGTGATCATCCGAAGGATGGTAAAAAAACCAGGGTATGTAAAGCCACCACAGTTTGAAAAAGAACTCATTGCCTATGAAGTCGAATGCGAAAATAACGAGTATTCTAAAAGAGGCTTACGTACGCGTATGCAACGGTTGTTCTTTTTTATAGATTATCTTAACAACCGGAAAGTTCAGAGCTCAAACAGTATTACTGCGGCGATAATATCTGATTATGTAATAACAATTTATCCACACCATGAAAAAAGTATTTCATCCATATTAACAACACTTAGAGTTTATTTAAGGTTTCTCTATTTGAATGAATATACTGCTGAAGATATGTCCTTAAAAGTTCCAAAACAGACCAAATATTATTATCCATCAGTCCCTTCTGTCTGGAATAAAGAGGATGTCAAACGTATGCTAGAAGGTATTGATAGAGGAAACCCAACTGGAAAGAGGGACTATGCTATCCTTCTTCTTGTTTCCAAGCTAGGTATAAGAGTTGGAGATATCAAATCCCTTAGATTATCGGAATTAAAGTGGCAGTCAAAAACCATTGAAATAAAACAGAGTAAAACGAAAAATACAGTAACGTATCCAATTCTGCATGATATAGGCTGGGCATTGATTGACTATCTTAAAAATGCTCGCCCCAGTAGTAATTCTCCTTTTGTATTTTTGCGAATGAATGCCCCTTATGAGGAATTTGGTAAAGATGCTAATCTTCATAATATTATTACGAAATATACTAGACTTTCTGGTATTACTATTCCAAAAGGAAAAAGGCAAGGTTTACATTCGCTTAGGCATACTCTTGCGAGTACTTTACTGGAACAGGGAACACCATTACCCGTAATCTCTGAAATTCTTGGACATTTAACTTCTAAGTCTACAAGTATCTACCTTCAAACAGGGATTGAAGGATTAAGAAAATGTGCAATTGATCCAGAGGGGGTATTTGAAAATGAGTAAGAAAAACGTTGTTTTTAACAGTATTCTCGGTGATCTAATTTACGGGTTTATTGAGGAAAAGAAGGCTGTTGGTTATAACTACACAAAAGGTTCGTCTCTATTAAGGCAATTTGACACTTTAGCTAACAAGGAACGATTAGCGGAATTAAAACTTCCAAAAGAACTAGTATTACTTTGGACAGAAAAAAGGCCCAATGAGACTGCCAGTACTAGAAATGGAAGGATCTCAATAGTGCGTGGTCTCGCAAAATATATGGTTCGTCTTGGGCACGAGGCATATATTTTTCCACCAGCGGCCATAGTAATTTACAGATATTCCTATATCCCATATATATTTACGGAAATAGAACTAAAAGGTATTTTTACTGTATGCGACAGTTTGAACGTATCCTCTGTATCACCCAACAGACATTTGATACTCTCCCTTTTGCTTCGTATATTATATGGGTGTGGCCTTCGGATTTCAGAAGCACTAAATTTAACACTTTGTGATGTCGACTTGGATCAAGGATCTTTATTTATTAGAGATACAAAATTCGGAAAAGAACGGATTGTACCGATGGCTGAAACCCTAACAGAACGTTGCCGTCTGTTTATTGATAAAATCCATCAATTTAACGCTGATGATACATTTTTATTTGCATCACCGTATGGCGGACGTTATAAGGAAAGCACGATATACAAACTGTTTAGAGATATCCTTTGGAAAGCCGGAATTTCCCATAGCGGGAGAGGTCCAAGATTGCATGATATACGTCATTCATATTCTGTCCATTGTTTAAAGAAATGGGTTTTAAATGGCGAAGATCTCACAAGCCTTCTGCCTTATCTATCGACATTTTTGGGACATGTTGACTTAAGGGGAACACAGCATTATTTAAGGCTTACTGGAGATTTATATCCAAATATTTTAGCTACTGTGGAACGGAACTCTTCATCTATAATACCGGAGGTATTGTTTGATGAAGCAGACTAATTTTGCTAGAACGCTCACTCGATTTTTATCAGACTATCTTCCGAGTCAACGTAATGTGAGTACTAATACAATAAAGTCCTATCGTGATACGTTTAAACAAATACTTACGTTTTGTGATTTGGAATTAAAAATTAAACCTGAATTTCTTAATTTTGAAATTTTAAAAGTAGAAACAATAAAAGCTTTTCTTAATTGGCTTGAAAAAACAAGAATGGTTGGCGTAAACACCCGTAACCAGAGGCTAGCAGCTATCCATAGCTTTTTCC
This window harbors:
- a CDS encoding DDE-type integrase/transposase/recombinase, whose product is MLPQIITYLLTFINYQEQVIRTLLTLLIGKSMFDKPTEAPVNKPYRKLQVDDLPIIEVPKKLDFQVLLTEHLKSKGKPLKPVQRRSNSTPVPSSMKCPTCGAPSDYLYANNGAKGQFQCKVCSCLFSERNRYLKEAILKCPHCSKTLEKVKERKDFHVYKCKNDACSYYQHKRNAMTQKEKNRFKEDPQAFKLRYIYRQFHIDFQPLAKHSPKRPRVDLSRIYVSPHTLGLILTYHVNYGLSARKTAALMKDVHGVSISHQSILNYENSVALWLKPYIDHYPYELSDQFCGDETYIRVNGRWHYLFFFFDAVKKVILSYPVSPNRDTATAIKAIDEVLLKLRKIPENLTFVVDGNPIYLLAQHFFAQHQIPFEVIQVIGLTNEDEVSKEYRPLKQIIERLNRTFKGNYRSTHGFGSEHGSVSFVTLFVAYFNFLRPHSALEGKVPVTLPELEKLPNMPARWTTLIGLAQDWISKQTA
- a CDS encoding GNAT family N-acetyltransferase, encoding MGVLIREINLDDAKLFVNLSKDIDASGFMLYDPNERKTTVEEQRKIIEGILADKKSTILVAEVDKKLVGFLAALGGKVNRNLHSAYLVLGVLEEYQGQGVATKLFTEIFNWAKEIEITRLGLTVIKNNNKAFNLYRKMGFVVEGEKINSLIINGEPVNEYYLYKLM
- a CDS encoding TIGR04104 family putative zinc finger protein, with translation MKLPKCNVCNHQFGWKKTYKSVCNSWTIHCEECGTELKSTNNVRLILFVIIPMMLTGIITNRDDSDYYFAISLGASVFVGLLITLLLPYLVKYSSDK
- a CDS encoding class I SAM-dependent methyltransferase; protein product: MNEIEYWYDTEYDEWERLERHKIEFDITKRFLNDFIKGENLEIFDIGGGPGRYAMYLAERGHRVTLLDLSKKNIEVAKRKSFEKGITLQGYIHGNALELEEFEPQYDVILLMGPLYHLIKKSDRRKAVEGAIKLLKPNGIIIVTFISSYAPIQDNLLHLYPIDFVEDLLGYLENGENKEGKGFTTAYFINPNEAKEFMNSHGLQEVTFAGIENILGCKEKEINLLDESEYRKWIEIGYRLSTDESLIGTSQHLLYIGSKA
- a CDS encoding site-specific integrase, whose translation is METKLTIEELVSKVLSELERLNYAYNTLCGFRAFYKRVVAYANAKGELHFSEEFGREFLKEKYNCTVNYYKEAMPKGLKNPIRRIRILGDYQLHGVIIRRMVKKPGYVKPPQFEKELIAYEVECENNEYSKRGLRTRMQRLFFFIDYLNNRKVQSSNSITAAIISDYVITIYPHHEKSISSILTTLRVYLRFLYLNEYTAEDMSLKVPKQTKYYYPSVPSVWNKEDVKRMLEGIDRGNPTGKRDYAILLLVSKLGIRVGDIKSLRLSELKWQSKTIEIKQSKTKNTVTYPILHDIGWALIDYLKNARPSSNSPFVFLRMNAPYEEFGKDANLHNIITKYTRLSGITIPKGKRQGLHSLRHTLASTLLEQGTPLPVISEILGHLTSKSTSIYLQTGIEGLRKCAIDPEGVFENE
- a CDS encoding tyrosine-type recombinase/integrase → MSKKNVVFNSILGDLIYGFIEEKKAVGYNYTKGSSLLRQFDTLANKERLAELKLPKELVLLWTEKRPNETASTRNGRISIVRGLAKYMVRLGHEAYIFPPAAIVIYRYSYIPYIFTEIELKGIFTVCDSLNVSSVSPNRHLILSLLLRILYGCGLRISEALNLTLCDVDLDQGSLFIRDTKFGKERIVPMAETLTERCRLFIDKIHQFNADDTFLFASPYGGRYKESTIYKLFRDILWKAGISHSGRGPRLHDIRHSYSVHCLKKWVLNGEDLTSLLPYLSTFLGHVDLRGTQHYLRLTGDLYPNILATVERNSSSIIPEVLFDEAD